The following proteins are co-located in the Candidatus Eisenbacteria bacterium genome:
- a CDS encoding HU family DNA-binding protein produces the protein MAKMMTKSQIASHIADKFEITKKQSVQILEELATLAAKQAKNGFVFPGVGKLVVVKRKARMGRNPQTGEPIKIPAKTVLKFRIAKAMKELALR, from the coding sequence ATGGCGAAGATGATGACCAAGTCCCAGATCGCCAGCCACATCGCCGACAAGTTCGAGATCACCAAGAAGCAGAGCGTTCAGATCCTCGAGGAGCTGGCGACCTTGGCCGCGAAGCAGGCGAAGAACGGCTTCGTGTTCCCCGGCGTTGGCAAGCTGGTCGTGGTCAAGCGCAAGGCTCGCATGGGCCGCAATCCCCAAACCGGCGAGCCCATCAAGATTCCGGCCAAGACGGTTCTCAAGTTCAGGATCGCGAAGGCCATGAAGGAGCTGGCGCTCCGGTAG
- a CDS encoding FlgD immunoglobulin-like domain containing protein, whose translation MRPASPTRIPSNLALLLLAAWLVFVPDLHHAPAPPVVEHEAEKYPSDWFGMQRAFPNETIDQEAYQEALSWARVERAALDMTQAGSPYWSEAGPFNIAGRATALAVVPGGTTVYLGSAAGGVFKSTNSGTNWTPVFSEVLSIGALALDPSNSNVVYAGTGEANAAIDNYDGAGVFRSTNAGQAWTSLGLQETRRIARVAVDPANPNRIMVAAMGAQFSTGPHRGLYRSEDGGQSWSKVLFVNDSTGVCDVVFNPSHSETVYCASWERIRRGTYRRSFGPGSGIWISTNSGTTWTRLTSGLPPPSDNVGRIALGLAPSRPSTIYAQIVGGLAQGHNGLGFWRSLNGGASWTQMAASSFSGIFGGFGWYFGDMRVSPTNPDEVFCLGQNLARSTNGGVSFNTITGNAHVDFHAIWINPSNPSQLYVGCDGGFWSGSPLGSWTPSLDLPTMQFYAGTIDPSNPSKLLGGAQDNGTNATNSAPTAWYALNIGGDGFYCAVDPTNPNIMFGEYQNMSSGRGPLRSTNGGASFAQPSGFSPGDRYNWNAPFVMAPSDHNMLIAGSQRVYMSIDNGLNYVPVSNDLTTNNQVGNLAYSTITTLDIAPSNSNYLYAGTDDGRVWRSKNRASTWQDVTAGLPIRWVTRVTADPVDPEVVYVTLSGYNQDEFGAHVYRSTNAGDTWAPIDGNLPDVPANDILVDPGNTNRLYLATDIGVFTSRDLGGTWYPLGVGLPLVPVADLTLHHASRTLVAATHGRSQWKFDLNQIPVAVENLPAPPRLALRGPTPNPSRGEVRFIAEVSRPGRLRAEVFDAFGRRVLRLPEREASSGRVTLMWDGRDSRGSSVRAGAYYLRVSHEDGAAVTRRIVRLD comes from the coding sequence GTGCGCCCGGCCTCTCCAACCCGCATCCCGTCCAACCTCGCCCTGCTCCTCCTGGCCGCATGGCTGGTATTCGTCCCCGATCTGCACCATGCCCCCGCCCCGCCGGTGGTCGAGCACGAGGCCGAGAAGTACCCGAGCGACTGGTTCGGCATGCAGCGCGCTTTCCCGAATGAAACCATCGACCAGGAGGCCTACCAGGAAGCGCTGAGCTGGGCACGCGTCGAGCGCGCCGCGCTCGACATGACCCAGGCGGGCAGCCCCTACTGGAGCGAAGCGGGGCCGTTCAACATCGCCGGACGCGCCACCGCGCTCGCGGTCGTCCCCGGCGGAACCACGGTCTATCTGGGATCGGCGGCCGGCGGGGTGTTCAAGTCCACGAACTCCGGAACCAACTGGACGCCGGTCTTCAGTGAGGTGCTCTCGATCGGCGCGCTCGCGCTCGACCCCTCGAACAGCAACGTCGTCTACGCCGGCACCGGCGAGGCCAACGCGGCGATCGACAACTACGACGGCGCGGGAGTCTTTCGCTCGACCAACGCCGGACAGGCCTGGACCTCCCTGGGCCTGCAGGAGACCCGCCGCATCGCGCGCGTCGCGGTGGACCCCGCCAACCCCAATCGCATCATGGTCGCGGCGATGGGCGCGCAATTCAGCACCGGACCCCATCGCGGGCTCTACCGGAGCGAGGATGGCGGGCAGAGCTGGAGCAAGGTGCTGTTCGTGAACGACAGCACCGGTGTGTGCGACGTGGTGTTCAATCCCTCGCACAGCGAGACCGTCTACTGCGCGAGCTGGGAGCGCATTCGCCGCGGCACGTACCGCAGGAGCTTCGGCCCGGGGTCGGGCATCTGGATCAGCACCAACAGCGGCACGACCTGGACGAGGCTCACCAGCGGGCTGCCGCCGCCTTCGGACAACGTGGGTCGCATCGCGCTCGGCCTGGCGCCGAGCCGGCCTTCGACGATCTACGCCCAGATCGTCGGCGGCCTCGCGCAGGGCCACAATGGTCTGGGCTTCTGGCGCAGCCTGAACGGCGGGGCGAGCTGGACCCAGATGGCGGCATCCAGCTTCTCCGGCATCTTCGGAGGCTTTGGCTGGTATTTCGGCGACATGCGGGTCTCGCCGACCAACCCTGACGAAGTCTTCTGCCTCGGTCAGAATCTCGCGCGCTCGACCAATGGCGGCGTCAGCTTCAACACCATCACCGGCAACGCGCACGTCGACTTCCACGCGATCTGGATCAACCCGTCGAACCCCTCGCAGCTCTACGTGGGCTGCGACGGCGGATTCTGGTCGGGGTCCCCCCTCGGAAGCTGGACCCCGTCGCTCGACCTGCCGACCATGCAGTTCTACGCCGGCACCATCGATCCCTCCAATCCTTCGAAGCTCCTGGGCGGCGCGCAGGACAACGGCACCAACGCCACCAACTCGGCGCCCACCGCGTGGTATGCCCTCAACATCGGCGGCGACGGCTTCTACTGCGCCGTGGACCCCACCAACCCCAACATCATGTTCGGCGAATACCAGAACATGAGCTCGGGCCGCGGGCCTCTGCGCTCCACGAATGGAGGCGCCAGCTTCGCCCAGCCCTCAGGATTCAGCCCGGGGGATCGCTACAACTGGAATGCGCCTTTCGTGATGGCGCCGAGCGATCACAACATGCTGATCGCCGGCAGCCAACGCGTGTACATGAGCATCGACAACGGGTTGAATTACGTGCCGGTGAGCAACGACCTCACCACCAACAACCAGGTCGGCAACCTCGCCTACAGCACCATCACGACGCTCGACATCGCACCCTCGAACTCCAATTACCTCTACGCCGGCACCGACGACGGACGGGTGTGGCGATCCAAGAACAGGGCCTCGACCTGGCAGGACGTGACCGCCGGACTGCCGATCCGCTGGGTGACGCGCGTGACCGCCGATCCGGTCGATCCCGAGGTGGTCTATGTCACGCTCTCGGGCTACAACCAGGACGAGTTCGGCGCCCACGTCTACCGCAGCACCAACGCCGGCGACACCTGGGCGCCGATCGACGGCAACCTGCCCGACGTGCCCGCAAACGACATCCTGGTCGATCCCGGAAATACAAACCGCCTCTACCTGGCCACCGACATCGGCGTATTCACCAGCCGCGATCTGGGCGGGACGTGGTACCCCCTGGGCGTGGGGCTGCCGCTGGTTCCGGTCGCCGATCTCACCCTCCATCACGCCTCCCGCACCCTGGTGGCGGCCACGCATGGACGCTCTCAGTGGAAGTTCGATCTCAACCAGATTCCGGTCGCGGTGGAGAACTTGCCGGCCCCGCCGCGGCTCGCGCTGCGAGGTCCCACGCCGAATCCGAGTCGCGGCGAAGTGCGTTTCATTGCAGAAGTTTCGCGACCGGGGCGGCTGCGCGCGGAGGTCTTCGACGCCTTCGGCCGCCGCGTCTTGCGCCTGCCCGAGCGAGAGGCTTCGAGCGGACGCGTGACGCTCATGTGGGACGGTCGCGACTCGCGGGGCTCATCCGTGCGCGCGGGCGCCTACTACCTCCGCGTGTCTCACGAAGACGGCGCCGCGGTCACGCGACGGATCGTCCGGCTCGACTGA
- a CDS encoding alpha/beta hydrolase has product MARRLLLLLVILAAVVIVCRQSLRPPRTPSYYAFGQGPTVVMVHGLGSQMQHWLPTARILARHHRVVLVELPGHGLSPMPAPFSLEQAAATLDEAIRDATDGPVVLVGHSVGGLVAAKEALLHPERVRGLVLIETALKPQIPPGPREVMLARLDHDYDRLIHEAYLSFGRDSLQGERLYAEVARMEPIMVKSWIRLALFADLAGQMRKLLPPMLAVLAPHSWEAKETWPQVAKALGYDGVPRVEPVRVENAGHFLMLDQPQTLAEHIARFVLGASPSTVVSTLAR; this is encoded by the coding sequence TTGGCGCGACGTCTGTTGCTCCTGCTCGTGATCCTCGCGGCGGTCGTCATCGTCTGCCGCCAGAGCTTGCGTCCCCCCCGGACGCCTTCGTACTACGCATTCGGCCAGGGACCCACCGTGGTCATGGTCCATGGGCTCGGGAGCCAGATGCAGCACTGGCTCCCGACTGCGCGCATCCTCGCGCGTCATCATCGCGTGGTGCTGGTCGAGCTGCCGGGACACGGCCTGTCGCCGATGCCCGCGCCGTTCAGCCTCGAGCAGGCCGCGGCGACGCTCGACGAGGCGATCCGGGACGCGACCGACGGTCCCGTGGTGCTCGTGGGCCATTCGGTCGGAGGACTGGTCGCGGCGAAGGAAGCGCTGCTCCATCCCGAGCGCGTGCGCGGGCTGGTGCTGATCGAGACCGCGCTCAAGCCGCAGATCCCTCCGGGTCCTCGCGAAGTGATGCTGGCGCGCCTCGACCATGACTACGACCGCCTGATCCACGAAGCCTACCTGAGCTTCGGCCGCGATTCGCTCCAGGGCGAGCGGCTCTACGCCGAGGTCGCGCGCATGGAGCCGATCATGGTGAAGTCCTGGATCCGGCTCGCGCTGTTCGCCGATCTCGCGGGGCAGATGCGTAAGCTCTTGCCGCCGATGCTCGCCGTCCTGGCGCCGCATTCATGGGAAGCCAAGGAGACCTGGCCGCAAGTCGCGAAGGCGCTCGGCTACGACGGCGTGCCGCGTGTCGAGCCGGTGCGGGTCGAGAACGCCGGTCACTTCCTCATGCTCGATCAGCCGCAGACCTTGGCCGAGCACATCGCGCGATTCGTGCTCGGTGCGTCGCCGAGCACGGTGGTCTCCACGCTGGCGCGGTGA
- a CDS encoding VOC family protein — protein sequence MKPSKLLGLRTAIYFVDDLDRAKRWYAEALGVEPYYDTPYYVGFNVGGFELGLHPANDKKKPGPGGVEAYWGVQSMNDAWPRLLSLGAHAVDEPNDVGEGILVAAVADPFGNLLGLIENPHFPNQA from the coding sequence ATGAAGCCATCCAAGCTGCTCGGTCTGCGCACCGCCATCTATTTCGTCGACGACCTCGACCGCGCCAAGCGCTGGTACGCCGAAGCGCTCGGCGTCGAGCCCTACTACGACACGCCCTATTACGTGGGGTTCAACGTCGGCGGCTTCGAGCTCGGTCTCCATCCGGCCAACGACAAGAAGAAGCCTGGACCCGGAGGCGTCGAGGCGTACTGGGGGGTCCAGAGCATGAACGACGCGTGGCCCCGCCTGCTGAGCCTGGGCGCCCATGCGGTCGACGAGCCGAACGACGTCGGCGAAGGGATCCTGGTGGCCGCGGTGGCCGACCCATTCGGAAACCTGCTGGGCCTGATCGAGAACCCGCACTTTCCCAACCAGGCTTAG
- a CDS encoding DNA polymerase IV yields MPAATDRAVLHVDIDAFFAAIEQLRDPRLAGQPVIVGAGVIASCSYEARRFGLRAGMPLGEARRLCPQAVILEGHAQIYRSFAEAIFERCREISPSVETFLDEAYCDLTGTGRLHGDLLEAARSLKQRVREDTGLTVTCGLGPNRMLAKLIGKTSKPDGLARLLAADADAFLRDRPIEQLAGVGRAHARTLRSMNLRTIGDLRALPVEALTALFGVIGRQLFDRCRGNDTAPVHAREVPLSISRETSFHRDTADRAEIEGMLEYLVGRACRTARELDLEARTVAVRLRYADQEGAEQARSLPAPSDADPVVLTLALDLLRRQFTRRVALHGVGVTLSSFESRVGEQGELFDAGASFRRESLLRAFDDVRGAYGHGVLVSGRALHLKGRLAEDRHGFVLRTPSLTQ; encoded by the coding sequence ATGCCGGCCGCGACGGATCGCGCCGTGCTGCACGTCGACATCGACGCCTTCTTCGCCGCCATCGAGCAGCTGCGCGATCCGCGTCTCGCGGGCCAGCCGGTGATCGTGGGCGCGGGCGTGATCGCGTCGTGCTCGTACGAGGCGCGGCGTTTCGGGCTTCGCGCCGGCATGCCGCTCGGCGAGGCACGGCGTCTCTGCCCGCAGGCCGTCATCCTCGAGGGACACGCTCAGATCTATCGCAGCTTCGCGGAGGCCATATTCGAGCGCTGCCGCGAAATCTCGCCCAGCGTCGAGACCTTTCTCGACGAGGCCTACTGCGATCTCACCGGCACCGGCCGACTCCACGGCGATCTGCTCGAAGCCGCGCGGTCGCTCAAGCAGCGGGTCCGCGAGGATACCGGCCTCACGGTGACCTGCGGCCTCGGACCCAATCGGATGCTGGCGAAGCTCATCGGCAAGACGTCCAAGCCCGACGGGCTCGCGCGGCTGCTGGCGGCTGACGCCGACGCCTTCCTGCGCGATCGTCCCATCGAGCAGCTCGCCGGGGTGGGCCGGGCGCACGCCCGGACACTGCGCTCCATGAACCTGCGCACCATCGGCGACCTGCGCGCGCTACCGGTCGAGGCGCTCACGGCGCTGTTCGGCGTCATCGGCCGCCAGCTCTTCGATCGCTGCCGCGGCAACGACACCGCGCCGGTCCACGCGCGCGAGGTGCCGCTGTCGATTTCCCGCGAGACGTCGTTTCATCGCGACACCGCCGATCGCGCGGAGATCGAAGGAATGCTCGAGTACCTGGTTGGACGCGCGTGTCGCACGGCCCGAGAGCTCGACCTCGAGGCACGCACCGTGGCCGTGCGACTGCGCTATGCCGACCAGGAAGGCGCCGAGCAGGCGCGCTCGCTGCCGGCGCCGAGCGACGCCGATCCCGTGGTGCTGACGCTCGCGCTCGACCTGCTGCGCCGCCAGTTCACCCGCCGCGTGGCGCTCCACGGCGTGGGCGTCACGCTCTCGAGCTTCGAATCACGGGTCGGCGAGCAGGGCGAGCTGTTCGACGCCGGCGCGAGCTTCCGCCGCGAGTCGCTGCTGCGCGCCTTCGACGACGTGCGGGGCGCCTACGGACACGGCGTGCTGGTTTCGGGTCGCGCCCTTCATCTCAAGGGACGGCTGGCGGAAGATCGGCACGGATTCGTGCTGCGTACGCCGTCTCTCACTCAATGA
- a CDS encoding alpha/beta hydrolase, protein MRRLMAAALVMAVASSVWAAPAGLQSSTLGQGPTLVMLHNLGGTRTGWMPTARKLLPNYRVVLVDLPGHGSSPMPNPFTLQAGAAAIDAVLAAQKAESTIVVGQGMGALMAMLALEAHPERARGLVAIEMTLKKQFSVNDQMLDRFMAQIDLNYDKFLKSMYLGLGRDSAQGVAIHAQAAQVPAPTMKSYFREMMTFDPAEKAQTVRTPMLLIATDRLWAGKDSATVATSLGYEALQSPFTLRRLEKAGLLAPSEQPDSLAAWIGRFSRQMLAAKPK, encoded by the coding sequence ATGAGACGACTGATGGCGGCAGCACTGGTGATGGCGGTGGCATCGAGCGTTTGGGCGGCGCCTGCCGGGCTTCAGTCCTCCACCCTCGGCCAGGGTCCGACGCTGGTCATGCTCCACAACCTCGGCGGCACGCGCACGGGATGGATGCCCACCGCGCGCAAGCTCCTGCCGAACTATCGCGTCGTGCTCGTGGATCTGCCGGGACACGGCTCGAGCCCCATGCCGAATCCGTTCACGCTCCAGGCGGGCGCCGCGGCGATCGACGCGGTGCTGGCGGCGCAGAAGGCGGAGAGCACGATCGTCGTGGGCCAGGGCATGGGTGCCTTGATGGCGATGCTGGCGCTGGAGGCGCACCCCGAGCGGGCGCGGGGGCTGGTGGCGATCGAGATGACGCTCAAGAAGCAATTCTCGGTGAATGACCAGATGCTCGACCGCTTCATGGCCCAGATCGATCTGAACTACGACAAGTTCCTCAAGAGCATGTACCTCGGTCTGGGCCGCGACTCGGCTCAAGGCGTCGCGATCCACGCACAGGCCGCCCAGGTGCCGGCGCCGACCATGAAGTCCTACTTCCGGGAGATGATGACTTTCGACCCGGCCGAGAAGGCGCAGACGGTGAGAACGCCGATGCTGCTCATCGCCACCGATCGCCTGTGGGCCGGCAAGGACTCCGCCACGGTCGCCACCTCGCTGGGGTATGAGGCGCTGCAGTCGCCCTTCACCCTGCGCCGTCTCGAGAAGGCCGGCCTCCTGGCGCCCAGCGAGCAACCGGATTCGCTCGCCGCCTGGATTGGCCGCTTCAGCCGCCAGATGCTCGCCGCCAAGCCCAAGTAG